CTTGGTTTGTTCGCAAGGTTGGCAATTCTATTTGATATTTGTGATCCAACGGTTACTGATCTTTCTTCTCCAACATGACCAATTCTTATCAATGACACCTTCATCACCTACAAGATGACAATCAGTGGTGAAACAGTCATATCAAAATCTGATTTACAAAACAACAACCACTTCCTTGATCTTGCAAGTTATGAAGATATCATTGAGGGAAAATTGAATCCCTATTTCCTAATTGGTATGATCTTCGTTTGTGTTTTTTTTCTTATATTAATCCATACTTTTTCACTGATTTATAAGCTATTCAACAATATTTTTTGAACAGATGTCATCGGTGAAATTTTTGATATGCGCACTATACAGACTGTGAAGGTCAAGAACGAAGATCGTAAGAGGGTTGTATTCCGACTACGTGACACAAAGTAAGAAATATTTTGTTATCTTCCAATCTGTATAAGAACTATAATCAACGTTTTTTAATTGGCATCTTGAATTTCAGTGGGAACGACATGGAGTGTTGTCTGTGGGGAAGATTCGCAGAACTTATTGAATCTCATCTTCAAGAGAATGAAGGGAAACTAATAATATGTTTGATTAGGTTTGCTAAAATCAGCTACTACAAAGGTATAAACATTTATCTATAATTTTCTAAGTAATTCGGGTTTGACTAAATTAAAATGTAAGCTTACATCAGCAAGTTTATTGTTGATTAGGAAATATGCAAATAACAAATGCATTTGATGCTTCCCTTGTGACTCTCAACCCAGAAATGCAAGAAGCAGTTGATTTTAAAGAAAGGTACATTTAGATCCATATTTTAGAGGCATTTTTATGTGGATGTCTTTTGTAAAATATTGGTAATTTGTACATTAACAAAATTCAGGCTGTTGCAAGCGTTGCTTCCTCTTGCTATTGTGGAAAACAAACCGGCTTACAAGGCTGTGAAGCAGCAAGCAGAAGATTGGGATGATGTTCAAGTCTGTTCAATTTCTGAGATTTTGGTGGCTGTTGAGGTTATTTTTAAATTTTCTCATAAGTAATATTATGAATTGGAGATCTGATTACGGCTTAGTACTATAAGATTGTGTGTTTTTTAATTATCCAGGCGCAGAAATGCAAAATCGTGTGCTCCATCGAATCAATTAACACTGATTGGGGTTGGTTCTTTTTTGGACATGATGCAAATGGATGCAACCGCCGTGTTACTAGGATCGGTAGAAATGATCCTAGAAGAATTGCACAAAATGAAAAACCATTATGGCGTTGTGAGAACTGCCGTGCTAATGTCACTAATATGTCTCCAAAGTAAGTGCAAATTATTCTTCTAATAAATTTTTCAGTGTTAATCTAAATATATTACTAATTTCTCACACTCAAATGTTAGGTACAAGCTTCATGTGTATGTGGCAGATGACAGTGACACATGCAAACTGATGTTGCTTGACTCTGTTGGAAAAACTGTTATTGGTAACGAAGCTGTGGAGCTTTGGAATGGCTCATACGATGAGACAAGTATATTTGAGTGTGTTTATTAATTCTACGAACATAAAAACATATAACTGATCTTTTTTTATATGTTTATGTGTCAGATTGAAGATCCAGAAGATCTCCCTGAACCAATACAGAATTTAGTTGGGAAATCATTTTGTTTTGGTATTTCGATTAGCTCAGACAATGTCACAAACGGAGCAGACACTTACTTGGTGGCAGAAGTAAGGGGTGGTGAAGAGATTCATAAAATCGAATCTCAAACTGCTCCAGTTTCTCTTATTGAGTCTGGTTCGTCTACCTTCTCTGCTGGAGAGGTACGTGCCCTTCTATTACTCAAATCAAATAGCATGTTACCTATATTCGTTCTGCTAAGATTGACAAAGAAATTTATTATATTGTTTTACAGGTTTCAAAGTTTGATCCTAATTCTCAGAATTCTGCTGAAGATGTGACCACTCCATTCTCTAAGCGAAAGGATAACGATGATCTACCTGATGTGACCTCGGCCTCTAAGAAGTTGTGCACGGATACAATCAAGCCGGAGAAAACTAAAACTGAATAGAATGTGTTGCTTTTTTTATTTGCTGGTTTTTTTCATTTGGTGTTTTATTCTATTGTTTTGCTCTATTTGGACTTATTTTGTTTTGCGTTTAATAAATTAATATTAAATTTATGAATTGGTTATTATATTTATATTCTTATCTACCTATTTTTTCAAAACATAAATGAGATTATAATATGATTGTGCCGGATATTTACAAATGAGAGGCATAATATTAAGAGCATACCTTTAGTTGTAATATGATTGTCCAGGATCGAATTGTTAATGTCCCTTTGTTTTTGCAAACAATTGCATCAACTAATAGCAATTTAAGCATCCTCCATCATCTCTGTAAGTGCAGACGTATGAAACATTAGAGTTTTGAGTACACGGCTGCAAACACCTCATTAAACTTATTGCAAACAAAGAATATTCAATATATAGCATATTCTAAATGAGTTATACAACCAAAGAATATTCAATATATAGCATAAAGTTGAAACAAAATAGCTGAGACACAGCCGTAAATACTTGAGCTTAATTTAAAAAAATATGATGCTAATTAATTTTGGTATAATTCTAACTACACAAATAAACAAAAAAAAAAGATATGCTTTGGGTTTTAAAAATTTTAAACAAACGGAAACCAAAAAAGTTCAGCCGCCCAAAATCATGTTGTTTAGTGAAACTATCATACAATATTTATTATCATATATTCATTTACCAAATAAATAAATTCATAACTAAACACCGTGATAGATGGGATACCTTTTCATATTTTTTCACAAAGAACCAAAGAAACGTGGAACCCTTTTACTCTTTTACTCTCTACATCTTCTTCAAACTATCGTGAGCTGATATCAACAGAGAAGTAAGTTTAATCGAGCAAAAGAAATATGAAAAGAAAAAGAAAGGATCATACCGAAATCAATTTATCCGAGTTTTCACCGCTAGGCCGAAATGTAAGAAAAACATCATGTATAGTGCGCATATATGATGTTTTTCTTTTGTATTGATATGGGATGAAGCACCTATGATGAGCAAGTATTGTTTTGAAGCTTTGGATAGAAGTATGTCTGATATTGTTTTCATTTGTATTGATATGGGATGAAGCACCTATGCTGAGCAAGTATTGTTTTGAAGCTTTGGATAGAACTATGTCTGATATTGTTGGGAAGCACAGAACCTTGCCATTTGGTGGAAAGGTGGTGGTTTTTGGAGGCGATTTTAGACAGGTTCTACCTGTCATAAATGGAGCTGGAAGAGCCGAAATTGTTTTGGCCGCACTGAATTCTTCATATCTTTGGGAGTACTGTAAAGTACTCAAACTCACAAAGAACATGCAGTTGTTGGCTGGTGATTTGACAATTGAAGAGGCCGATGATCTAAAAGATTTCTCGGATTGGATTTTGAAGGTTGGTGAAGGTAAGATTGCAGAGCCTAATGATGGTGAAGCTGAGATCGAAATTCCAGAAGAATTTTTAATAACGGACGCTGATAATCCTATAGAAGCTATCAGCAAAGCAATTTATGGAGATTTTGCTTCACTACAACAAAACAAAGAGCCAAAATTCTTCAAAGAAAGAGCTATTTTGTGTCCTACTAATGAAGATGTGAACATTATCAACGATTACATGTTAGATATGCTCGATGGTAAGTATAGACAAAGTTCTTTCATAACTATGTTCACGTATATCACATATAAATATTTTCTAATTTTTTTGGTGCGTTTCAGGAGAAGAAAAGATTTATATCAGCGAAGATAGTATTGATCCTTCTGATACAAATTCAGTTAACGACGAAGCTCTTGGTCCTGATTTTCTAAACACCATAAAAGTTTCAGGTTTACCAAATCATAGTCTCAGACTGAAGGTTGGTTGTCCCGTAATGGTTTTAAGGAATATTAATCCTACAGCAGGGTTAATGAATGGAACCAGGCTTCAGATCACTCAAGTGATGGATTTGATGGTTCAAGCCAGAATCATAACTGGGGAAAAGGTTGGACAGATACTAGATATTCCGAGACTATCAATAACACCATCAGACACCCGATTGCCTTTTAAAATGCGCAGAAGACAACTACCTTTGGCAGTGGCTTTTGCTATTACAATAAACAAAAGCCAAGGACAATCTCTATCGGAGGTGGGTCTGTTTTTACCAAAGCCTGTGTTTTCCCATGGACAGCTATATGTGGCAATATCTAGAGTGACCTCAAAGAAAGGATTGAAAATTTTGGCTCTTGGTAAAGATGGAAAGCCTCAGAGGAAAACCATGAATGTAGTTTTCAAAGAAATTTTCAACAACCTTGGATGATGTTTTTTGATAAGGTATGTCGTTTGAAAATATTATCTTAATGACCTAGGAAAATTGTTTCACAGTTAATGTATTAAAGTAATTTATAAGACCAGACTAAGTTTTTTTTTTTTTGTATTGCAGATTTCAGTTCGTGAAGAAAGAGGAGTTTACTTTCAGAATTCTTGAACACTGTTGTTATTAATAAGACCGATGTTATTTTATTGTTATGGATTAATTATCAACAATCAAAATTATGCATTGATATAAATTAAAGTATTTCAGAAATACTACATCAAACACAACCATTCAAGTCAATCAAGAAATGAAACAAACAAGCGTAAGGCAAATAAGTACATGCCATCAGCAGTCACCCGTACATCTACCACAATCCTAAACGATTCTATTTCTTGATTANNNNNNNNNNNNNNNNNNNNNNNNNNNNNNNNNNNNNNNNNNNNNNNNNNNNNNNNNNNNNNNNNNNNNNNNNNNNNNNNNNNNNNNNNNNNNNNNNNNNTTGCTATTACAATAAACAAAAGCCAAGGACAATCTCTATCGGAGGTGGGTCTGTTTTTACCAAAGCCTGTGTTTTCCCATGGATAGCTATATGTGGCAATATCTAGAGTGACCTCAAAGAAAGGATTGAAAATTTTGGCTCTTGGTAAAGATGGAAAGCCTCAGAGGAAAACCATGAATGTAGTTTTCAAAGAAATTTTCAACAACCTTGGATGATGTTTTTTGATAAGGTATGTCGTTTGAAAATATTATCTTAATGACCTAGGAAAATTGTTTCACAGTTAATGTATTAAAGTAATTTATAAGACCAGACTAAGTTTTTTTTTTTTTTGTATTGCAGATTTCAGTTCGTGAAGAAAGAGGAGTTTACTTTCAGAATTCTTGAACACTTTTGTTATTAATAAGACCGATGTTATTTTATTGTTATGGATTACTTATCAACAATCAAAATTATGCATAGATATAAATTAAAATATTTCAGAAATACTACATCAAACACAACCATTCAAGTCAATCAAGAAATGAAACAAACAAGCGTAAGGCAAATAAGAAAAGAATATAAACAGTCTAACCTTTTTTTGAATAAATCGATGAACAATCTGATGATTATGGATTAGGATTCCTCCGATTTTGTATTTGATCAGGTTTTTGAGTCATAATCGAGACGGAGATCAGATCAAAGAGAGAGGCAACATCAGTTTGCATGTGTCAAAGAGAGAGACAGTGAAGGGGCGACGGAGAAGTTTAGGAGAAAGCAAAAAAGTAGTTGAGCTTTTAGCATATACGTTTTTTTCCCGGAGTAATTAGTTGGATTAGTTGGACCAGCCCAATTCTTTAAATAATTGATAGACTAATTTTTTATATACTCTAGCCCAATTTTATGACCCAATTCACTTTATTATTTAGTTTAAGCCATTATTTAAAAATAATTGACATATTAATTATTGAAATAAAATAAAGTAGATTTATGGTTGTTGTTTCTTTGTGGTGAAAATAAAAACAGAAACTATAATATATAATAGATAATATAGATTCTAATCTGCTACAATACAATTTTCAAGAAAATAAAATATCATAAAACTAATAATAATTCATGATCAACTACAACAAAAAAAATTAAACGTTTTTTAAATAAATAAACAAAAAAAACCCAGTAAGTTAATATATGAATCTTACACTTATATCAAACTGCATCAAGTTATAAAATTATAGATATAATATTATGTAGAGATTGAAAAAGCTCTTAATATAACATTTTTACATTATAAATCATATATATTACTCTAAATGGAATTTACAAAACATAAAAATATAAATGGACATTTTATAAATAAATGGTTTATAAATTATATTGAACAAAATTTAAATCCAGCATCCGCGCGGGGGCGCGGATCAAAATCTAGTATCATTTAAAACTAACTAATCTCGGGATATTGTTAGATTAATTGAAAAATGAATGTAAAATGCAATTAGAAAAGAATACAGAATAAAATAAAATATAAGACCAAATCACTAATTTATCAAACGACATTCACTCCCACAAAAAATAAACACACGAAAAGATTAAGAAAAATGGAGATGCAAGAAACTACGTGTTTGTTATACCGACTAGTGCCGTCCGTTTCTTTTGCTGTCTTGGTGTTGTTACTCTACCCTATTGGATTTGAACCAAGCTTGGAACATAATCGTAAAAAAAATTGCTTCACTGGTGGGAGTCTGAGTTCTCTTGCAAGGATTATTGTGGATCGATTTTCGTCCCCAACAATGTATACCACGCCCGTATTCAGGGGCGGATCTAGAAAATAATATAACTTGGGGCACAATAAATATAAAAATTTAAAATTTAATTTAGTATATTAAATCAAATTATATTATTTTAGACAGTCATCATTAAATTTTTTATCTTAATTTAAATAAATTAAAAACCAATTTTCATATTTTAAAATGTTTGTTTTAAATTATATATTGCACATAATAATTTTATTATGAAAAATAATTCCTTTAGTTTTTATTTTAATCTGACTACTAAAAATAAACTTAGTAAAATAATTGTTACAACAAAATTTGAATAAATTATATTTTTTTACTTTGGAAAATTATTTTAAAGAAAGAAGGGAAACAAATAATTATTAAAAAGAAAGAACTGTTTTAGGTAGCAAAAACAAGGAAATAAGAGAAAAGTATTGACTTATTCTTGGGTTCACCCCCTAGGGTGAACCTCTAGGTTCANNNNNNNNNNNNNNNNNNNNNNNNNNNNNNNNNNNNNNNNNNNNNNNNNNNNNNNNNNNNNNNNNNNNNNNNNNNNNNNNNNNNNNNNNNNNNNNNNNNNNNNNNNNNNNNNNNNNNNNNNNNNNNNNNNNNNNNNNNNNNNNNNNNNNNNNNNNNNNNNNNNNNNNNNNNNNNNNNNNNNNNNNNNNNNNNNNNNNNNNNNNNNNNNNNNNNNNNNNGTTTACCCAAGGGTTTAGGGTTTACCCAAAGGTTTAGGTTTACCCAAGGGTTTAGGGTTTATGATTTAGGGTTTAGGGATTAGGATTTAGGGTTTAGTATTTTGCTGACGTCGTTAAAAATATTTTTTTAATTATTTTTTCTGTAGCTGCTATTTTTTTTTTTTACTTTTTTATTTTAAAAACATAATATAACTTGATAATATTTTGTTTCCTTTTTTAAAAGATATCGAATTTGAAATAATGAAATCCTATTGGCCGGTGAATCTAGAGGTTCACCCTAGAGGATGAACCCAAGAATAACTCAAAAGTATTTTATCATTTAAGAAAAGGTGAATCAAAAGTGCGTAAGATAAAATGAAAGAACAAAACCCGTAGCTCATGGTTCGAACAATGAGTGGGTGAGACACAAACAAGCCTTTAGAGCCAAATAAGCTACACACTTGCATCTATATATATCTTACACAAAGCTTATATAATATCAGTATGTGGCACTTGCCACACCCATACTGTACTTGGGTCCGCCCCTGCACGTATTCATATATATATACTAATGGTTGTAAATATTTGTAATGATCTACGTTGCACGGAAGCTTCATCGGACGTCCGCTTCCCGCTTCGGAACCGAAATCGGAATCGAAACCTTGTGGAAGCTTACGGAATCTCGCTTCCAGTATGCTTCCAAAATATTCTTTTTAAAAACACGTTGGAAGCTTATGATTCCGTTTTGAAATCACGCTTCCGTTCTTTAAAAAAAATACAAGGTTGAATATCAATAAAAATATAATCGTAGTTATTAATCTCTGTAAAATCAAAATTTTAATAGTAATGAATAGAGAGGATATAAATATATAAATATTAAAATTAATACTATAAATTATCTTTATGTATTGAGGTTTTTAATAAACATATATCATATATTCAAATATATTGTGTCAATTATTTATGAAGCATTAACAATAATTAATATAATAATTTCTTTTAAACTTAATTTATGTATATTTTCATAGTTTTAATATGAAATCATTACAAAATTATTACAAATGAATAAATAATTTATTTAAATTTATAACTTATAATTTTTAGTCCTAATTTTTTTAAAGAAAATCTTATATTTAATATATATATATACATATATATACATACATATGGATATACGTTTCCAATACGTACCCGCTTCCCAATTTTTTTTAAAATCAACGACGGTGGGAATACTTGCTTCTGGTTTAAAAATCTCGTTTCTGCGTTTCCATACGCTTCTGATTCCGTGTACCCGCTTCCGTTTCCATGTAACATAGGTAACGATGATGATGAAACTGGCAGTTATTATTATAAAATCAATAAAGGAAATGAAATAACCAGAAAATCATAAGACCAATACTTTAATACAAAAGTGGGACCTTGAAATTCATGTTATTGTGGGTCGATTAGATACAATCGATTTTTGTTCATAGGTTTTGTTAGAAAGATGTGTTACAATATTACGTACTATGAAAATGTTATTTTGAACATGTAGACATAACTATAAACGCAAAACTACATTTTGCGCATGGCTCCATATAATTTAAACTTCCATAATGTTTATAACTTTATCATTAGTCCTTTTTCAGAAAAAAAAACTTTTCATTAGTCAATAGTCACCCAAATTTTTTGTAGACAATTATTTTACTGTAGACGGAATTTAAAAAAAAAAGTATTCAAAAAAGGTCTACAAATCTAAAAAACTGGATCCAAATTTAGTTTGTAGCGCATGACGACTACTCATCAAAAGATGTTAATTCCTTTTAAAAAAATAGATTTATTTGTTTCTACGCACAGATCTAGAAACAGCACTTCAACCAGAACTACAAATCTTATTGGTGACAACGATATCTGATCTAAGAATAGAGGTTCCCATCGAATGCAAGGAAAGATTAAGAAGAGAGGCGGTTGTTGCAGAGGTGTCTTCAATAGTGATGAAGCAGACGATGATGCAGAAAAAGAAAATGATGAATACTAATTTAATTTCATCTATGATGCAGAAAAAGAAAATGATGAATAATAATTTAATTTCATCTATGATTCCAAAAGTAACCACATCCATTCTAATAATGAAAATATTGTTTTTTTTAATTTTGTAATGTTTTTAAATGGAATAGAAAGTTTCCTTTTATAAGTTTCATTGATTTTGTAGGATTTTGATGACTCTCGGTGAAACCTTCTAGACTGTTTAGAAGGTCACAACTTTTTGGAATTCATCTGAACTCTCGAATTCATTAACTTTAGATGGGGCTAACGTGTAATTCTCTATCTAGAAATTTATAAACCGTTAAAACATAAAACAAAATCCCAAAACATGTGAAAACATTATCAATGTTGAAAGACAATATAGGAGTCGAGCAACAATTTTTTTTTTTTGGAGCAACAAATTTAGGTTCAAAGCGTCCAACACAAGCAAAGTAAACATGCAATACTAAAATATTGAACATTAACATCAACATAAAATATAAATAATGAGAAAACAATAAGAGTAGTAAATTTAATTAGAGAAACTAAAAAAATCTTCTTATGTTTATATTAACTCTGACAAAAAGTTCCTCTAAATAAAAATCTTATTCTCCACTATTTTTTAAGCCCTCACAAAAATGAAGATACAATAGTATTAGAAAATTTGATCTCATTTTCTTCTGATCGAATCAGATTGATTTATATATTTTATAGTGTTATATAACTTGTTTTTTGATCAACACTATAAAAGCTTATAATTAGGGATTAAAACATCAACAATACTATAAATTCGATCATTTTTAGTTATATAATTGAAATTTGGGGTAAACAACATAATCATACTCATAACCAACTTAACAT
This sequence is a window from Brassica oleracea var. oleracea cultivar TO1000 chromosome C1, BOL, whole genome shotgun sequence. Protein-coding genes within it:
- the LOC106337745 gene encoding uncharacterized protein LOC106337745, producing the protein MECCLWGRFAELIESHLQENEGKLIICLIRFAKISYYKGNMQITNAFDASLVTLNPEMQEAVDFKERLLQALLPLAIVENKPAYKAVKQQAEDWDDVQVCSISEILVAVEAQKCKIVCSIESINTDWGWFFFGHDANGCNRRVTRIGRNDPRRIAQNEKPLWRCENCRANVTNMSPKYKLHVYVADDSDTCKLMLLDSVGKTVIGNEAVELWNGSYDETSIFECIEDPEDLPEPIQNLVGKSFCFGISISSDNVTNGADTYLVAEVRGGEEIHKIESQTAPVSLIESGSSTFSAGEVSKFDPNSQNSAEDVTTPFSKRKDNDDLPDVTSASKKLCTDTIKPEKTKTE
- the LOC106337755 gene encoding ATP-dependent DNA helicase PIF1-like; protein product: MSDIVGKHRTLPFGGKVVVFGGDFRQVLPVINGAGRAEIVLAALNSSYLWEYCKVLKLTKNMQLLAGDLTIEEADDLKDFSDWILKVGEGKIAEPNDGEAEIEIPEEFLITDADNPIEAISKAIYGDFASLQQNKEPKFFKERAILCPTNEDVNIINDYMLDMLDGEEKIYISEDSIDPSDTNSVNDEALGPDFLNTIKVSGLPNHSLRLKVGCPVMVLRNINPTAGLMNGTRLQITQVMDLMVQARIITGEKVGQILDIPRLSITPSDTRLPFKMRRRQLPLAVAFAITINKSQGQSLSEVGLFLPKPVFSHGQLYVAISRVTSKKGLKILALGKDGKPQRKTMNVVFKEIFNNLG